One Luteolibacter flavescens DNA segment encodes these proteins:
- a CDS encoding FAD-binding oxidoreductase: MSVSRRTFLGLSMAALPAWGQVRPALRYLQPGDAGYEEARQPFNSIILLRPGRIACCRTEADVIAAVRHAKEAGLPVAIKSGGHDFHGFSLNDGGLLVELSGMAARALDAKTGHFTAGPGLKLRDCYSALIPRGRFLPAGSCGGVGLSGLTLGGGYGLFSREFGLTCDHLLSVRLVDGQGEVRDSRDEPELLWACRGGGNGNFGIVTSFTFETRAAPPTLASRKFVAKGLDARGLARCMERWFEIAAALPEPCFSAVILNGSQATVLLTSTKSADGPAFVTASKALLQAGFTSKGPLTRPFARALVTYEGRPGPLPFDNVSAGYYRGHDDLKSAAAGICETVRATPGLIFQVNTLGGAIARGPDSAYPHREFPFLGELQAYWEKGAIPAKLAAGHASVRAALEAAGIRRHYRNYPDPRLADWQTAYFPGTYERLQKLKATLDPDDRFRHPQSVRLPGN; encoded by the coding sequence ATGTCTGTTTCACGCCGCACGTTCCTGGGGCTATCGATGGCGGCGCTGCCCGCCTGGGGTCAGGTGAGGCCCGCGCTGCGCTACCTGCAGCCCGGGGATGCCGGCTATGAGGAAGCGCGGCAGCCCTTCAATTCCATCATCCTGCTGAGGCCCGGACGCATCGCCTGCTGCCGCACCGAGGCGGACGTGATCGCCGCCGTGCGCCACGCAAAGGAAGCCGGTCTGCCGGTGGCGATCAAAAGCGGCGGGCACGATTTCCACGGCTTCAGCCTGAATGACGGCGGCCTGTTGGTCGAACTCTCTGGAATGGCTGCCCGCGCACTCGACGCGAAGACGGGCCACTTCACCGCCGGGCCCGGCCTGAAGCTCCGCGACTGCTACTCCGCGCTCATCCCGCGCGGGCGATTCCTTCCCGCGGGATCGTGCGGCGGCGTCGGCCTGTCCGGGCTCACGCTCGGCGGTGGCTACGGACTGTTTTCCCGGGAGTTCGGCCTGACCTGCGATCACCTGCTCTCCGTGCGGCTCGTCGATGGGCAGGGTGAGGTCCGCGACTCCCGCGACGAGCCGGAGCTGCTGTGGGCCTGCCGTGGCGGTGGAAACGGGAACTTCGGTATCGTCACCTCGTTCACCTTCGAGACACGCGCGGCCCCGCCGACGCTGGCGAGCCGCAAGTTCGTCGCGAAAGGCCTCGATGCCCGCGGGCTGGCCCGGTGCATGGAGCGGTGGTTCGAGATAGCGGCGGCTCTCCCGGAGCCCTGTTTCTCCGCAGTGATCCTGAATGGCAGCCAGGCGACCGTGCTGCTCACCTCCACGAAGTCCGCCGACGGCCCGGCATTTGTCACCGCGTCAAAAGCGCTGCTGCAGGCGGGCTTCACTTCGAAGGGGCCGCTCACCCGGCCGTTTGCCCGCGCGCTGGTGACCTACGAGGGGCGTCCCGGCCCGCTGCCCTTCGACAATGTCTCCGCCGGCTACTATCGCGGCCACGATGACCTGAAATCCGCAGCCGCGGGAATCTGCGAGACGGTCCGCGCGACGCCGGGCCTCATTTTCCAAGTGAATACCCTCGGCGGCGCAATCGCTAGGGGCCCCGACTCCGCCTATCCGCACCGCGAGTTCCCCTTCCTCGGCGAGTTGCAGGCGTATTGGGAAAAGGGCGCGATCCCCGCGAAGCTCGCTGCCGGTCACGCCTCGGTCCGCGCCGCATTGGAAGCCGCGGGCATCCGCCGCCACTACCGGAACTACCCCGACCCGCGCCTCGCCGATTGGCAGACCGCCTACTTCCCCGGCACCTACGAGCGGCTCCAGAAGCTGAAGGCGACCCTGGATCCCGACGACCGCTTCCGCCACCCGCAGAGCGTCCGGCTTCCCGGAAACTGA
- a CDS encoding TA system VapC family ribonuclease toxin, with protein sequence MMSIDTNVLLAAVETGNPDHAKAAGFLNSLHDRVDVAISEFALLELYVLLRNPAVLAKPLDGEKAAAVCEAFRSHPRWQVIGFPPESRAFHDELWPRLREKQFARRRSYDWRMALTLIRGGVREFATVNVKDFTGLGFEKVWNPLA encoded by the coding sequence ATGATGTCGATCGATACCAATGTCCTGCTTGCTGCGGTGGAGACGGGTAACCCGGATCATGCGAAGGCGGCAGGATTCCTGAATTCGCTGCATGATCGAGTTGACGTGGCGATTTCCGAATTCGCCTTGCTTGAACTTTACGTGCTGCTGCGGAATCCCGCCGTGCTGGCAAAGCCGCTTGATGGGGAGAAGGCCGCTGCGGTTTGCGAGGCCTTCCGAAGCCATCCCCGCTGGCAAGTCATCGGCTTTCCACCGGAGAGCCGTGCCTTTCACGACGAACTCTGGCCGAGACTCCGGGAAAAGCAGTTCGCAAGACGGCGCTCATACGACTGGCGCATGGCACTCACCCTCATCCGAGGAGGCGTGCGAGAATTCGCCACGGTCAATGTGAAGGACTTCACAGGCTTGGGGTTTGAGAAGGTGTGGAACCCGCTGGCCTAA
- a CDS encoding FAD-dependent oxidoreductase has product MNPKLRVAVVGCGSAGPAAAILLRRQGHEVTLYERAPDCRPVGAGFLLQPSGMAVLRELGILEEILRRGARVERLHVVDRDEREVLDLHYAELGKDLHGLGLHRPVLLHFLLEAMRDAGVDVRWGWEISQARREDGKWLLETADGRRETGYDLLVVADGARSALRGKLGFKGINRGYPWGAHWFIGENRGAFPESELYQIVHGTRRLLGFLATGTELDGTEPLVSLFWSIKLADDATIRARPLAEWKQTILDLCPRADALLGQIHDWSQVLTARYGDVAMSRWHGDGVVILGDAGHAMSPQLGQGVNLALADAACLADSITRFPDLTEALSRYSRERRMALAYYRLASRQLTPWFQSDHEWLTPLRTGFFGITRHLPLARRFMTKTMAGLVGASLPRK; this is encoded by the coding sequence GTGAATCCAAAGCTCCGGGTGGCCGTGGTCGGCTGCGGCTCCGCCGGTCCCGCCGCCGCCATCCTGCTGCGGCGGCAGGGACATGAGGTGACGCTCTACGAGCGCGCACCGGATTGCCGCCCGGTCGGTGCGGGATTCCTGCTCCAGCCATCGGGCATGGCGGTGCTGCGCGAGCTGGGCATCCTGGAGGAAATCCTCCGCCGCGGCGCAAGGGTGGAGCGCCTGCACGTGGTGGACCGCGACGAGCGCGAGGTGCTGGACCTGCACTATGCGGAGCTCGGCAAGGATCTGCACGGGCTGGGACTGCACCGGCCGGTGCTGCTTCACTTTCTGCTGGAAGCAATGCGCGATGCCGGCGTGGACGTTCGCTGGGGATGGGAGATTTCCCAGGCAAGACGCGAGGATGGCAAGTGGCTGTTAGAGACGGCGGACGGCAGGCGCGAGACGGGCTACGACCTGCTGGTGGTGGCGGACGGCGCGCGCTCGGCACTGCGCGGGAAGCTGGGATTCAAGGGCATCAACCGCGGGTATCCGTGGGGCGCGCACTGGTTCATCGGCGAGAACCGCGGGGCCTTCCCGGAAAGCGAGCTCTACCAGATCGTCCACGGCACGCGCCGCCTGCTCGGCTTCCTCGCCACCGGCACGGAACTCGATGGCACGGAGCCGCTGGTGAGCCTCTTCTGGAGCATCAAGCTCGCCGACGATGCGACCATCCGCGCCCGGCCGCTGGCGGAGTGGAAGCAGACCATCCTCGATCTCTGCCCGCGGGCGGACGCGCTTCTCGGGCAGATCCACGATTGGTCCCAGGTCCTCACCGCCCGCTACGGCGATGTCGCGATGAGCCGGTGGCACGGCGACGGCGTGGTCATCCTCGGCGATGCCGGCCACGCCATGAGTCCGCAACTCGGCCAGGGCGTGAATCTCGCGCTCGCCGATGCCGCCTGCCTCGCCGACAGCATCACCCGCTTCCCGGATCTAACAGAAGCCCTGTCCCGCTACAGCCGCGAGCGGCGCATGGCACTCGCCTACTACCGCCTCGCCAGCCGCCAGCTCACCCCGTGGTTCCAGTCCGACCACGAATGGCTCACTCCCCTGCGCACCGGCTTCTTCGGCATCACCCGCCACCTCCCGCTCGCGCGGCGGTTCATGACGAAAACGATGGCGGGGCTGGTGGGAGCCTCACTCCCCCGGAAGTGA